Proteins co-encoded in one Rhodococcus sp. PAMC28707 genomic window:
- a CDS encoding ABC transporter ATP-binding protein, whose product MTDTVLSMAGVDKSFRRTTVLNDCTFSVERGTVTALVGPNGAGKSTTMSLAVGLLAPDRGDVTVLGQSVGQRGITPGLSYLAQHKPLYPRFTVKEILRFGRSTNPSWDQDYASELVEAAEVPLSAQVKSLSPGHRTRVALALALGRRPEVLLLDEPLADLDPVARRDVARTLMRDAAEHGTTIILSSHVLSELVDVADQLLLLRDNRIRLAGAIDDVTDDHYVLVGSGDPAAVANLGSVIAEVKGSDGTAFVVRGPRPSAAPGWQVDDASLDDVVLAHLTVRTAS is encoded by the coding sequence ATGACCGACACGGTTCTGTCCATGGCGGGCGTCGACAAATCGTTTCGCCGCACAACTGTCCTGAACGACTGCACGTTCTCGGTCGAACGTGGCACCGTCACAGCACTTGTGGGGCCGAACGGAGCCGGTAAGTCGACGACCATGTCGCTCGCAGTCGGGCTGCTCGCCCCTGACCGAGGAGACGTCACCGTGCTGGGTCAGAGCGTCGGGCAACGCGGGATCACTCCCGGATTGTCCTACCTCGCTCAACACAAGCCACTGTATCCGCGGTTCACGGTCAAAGAAATTCTCCGCTTCGGACGAAGTACCAATCCTTCCTGGGACCAGGACTACGCCTCCGAACTGGTCGAGGCAGCTGAAGTCCCGCTGTCTGCGCAGGTTAAATCTCTATCGCCAGGACATCGAACGCGCGTCGCACTCGCGCTCGCTCTCGGACGTCGACCAGAAGTGCTTCTGCTCGACGAACCCCTCGCAGACCTCGACCCCGTTGCCCGACGCGACGTCGCGCGGACCTTGATGCGTGACGCCGCCGAGCACGGCACCACCATCATCCTGTCCTCGCATGTTCTCTCCGAACTCGTCGACGTCGCAGACCAACTATTACTGCTGCGCGACAACCGAATTCGACTTGCCGGAGCAATCGACGATGTCACCGACGACCATTACGTGCTGGTCGGGTCAGGTGATCCTGCAGCCGTCGCGAATCTCGGCTCGGTAATTGCCGAGGTCAAAGGTTCCGACGGCACTGCGTTCGTAGTGCGAGGCCCTCGGCCCTCCGCGGCACCTGGGTGGCAGGTCGACGACGCCTCACTCGACGACGTCGTGCTTGCACACCTCACAGTCAGGACTGCGTCGTGA
- a CDS encoding ABC transporter permease, with translation MIWVTWRQFRGTILLGVLAPLLLATAIAAVTFLADRLGSNYVLFRCFGLSTTTCLTESSLTLASLATIALPVVLGVFVGVTAFSRDIERRTHVLGLTQAVGRMRWYWTRVLVVFTPIVLAMVVLGYVVLWSRFGTSPFGSSFVDAFYSRLEFPTFGTIGVVPAGYTALGLVIGSTAALLLRNTIGAMVVTMVATVAVIIAFPSLVREHYATPEVDRLTLEMSESGRSVAYEVAPSDVQRASWMVDSYYADVAGRRIDLPYDACSSEDDIWPDPREDETTADYNDRVDAFLTARSEARVACLTELGADHYEHLLFEDRMLWRFQFTETALCLLLSALLAGGSTLAVRRLRP, from the coding sequence GTGATCTGGGTGACGTGGAGGCAGTTCCGCGGGACTATCCTGCTCGGAGTCTTGGCACCGCTGTTGCTGGCGACTGCCATCGCGGCAGTAACTTTCCTTGCGGACCGCCTCGGGTCGAATTATGTGTTGTTCCGATGCTTCGGTCTGTCGACCACGACGTGCCTGACGGAGTCCTCGCTTACTCTTGCAAGCTTGGCAACCATTGCCCTGCCCGTCGTCCTCGGTGTGTTCGTGGGCGTGACGGCTTTCTCACGCGACATCGAACGCCGAACTCACGTACTGGGTTTGACCCAGGCAGTCGGGCGCATGCGGTGGTATTGGACGCGCGTGCTTGTCGTATTCACGCCGATCGTCTTGGCGATGGTGGTTCTGGGTTATGTGGTGCTGTGGTCCCGGTTCGGGACAAGTCCATTCGGGTCCAGCTTCGTCGACGCGTTCTATTCGCGCCTGGAATTCCCTACCTTCGGTACCATAGGCGTCGTTCCCGCCGGTTACACCGCACTCGGATTGGTCATCGGTAGCACGGCAGCGCTTTTGCTACGCAACACTATCGGTGCAATGGTTGTCACTATGGTTGCGACCGTCGCTGTCATCATTGCTTTTCCGAGTCTGGTTCGAGAGCACTACGCGACGCCCGAGGTGGACCGCCTCACCCTCGAGATGAGCGAATCCGGTCGAAGCGTCGCGTACGAGGTGGCCCCATCCGATGTGCAGCGTGCGAGCTGGATGGTCGACTCCTATTACGCCGACGTCGCAGGGAGGCGCATCGATCTGCCGTACGACGCGTGTTCGAGCGAGGACGACATCTGGCCTGATCCGCGCGAGGACGAGACCACCGCGGACTACAACGACCGAGTGGACGCGTTCTTGACCGCCCGTTCAGAGGCGCGCGTCGCATGTCTGACCGAGCTGGGCGCCGACCACTACGAGCACTTGCTGTTCGAGGACCGGAT